The Algoriphagus sanaruensis genome window below encodes:
- the ppsA gene encoding phosphoenolpyruvate synthase: protein MNEWIIPFSMLGIADVGKVGGKNASLGEMFQTLLPLGIRIPDGFAITAEAYRFFLQENNLVEEIASSLEKLDRKGFTNLRQVSAELKTMILEASMPKGLADVIIESYRELSGQSDRDLEVAVRSSATAEDLPGASFAGQHESFLNIKGDEELLKKVISCFASLYNARAIKYRFDKGFDQLEIALSVGVQRMVRADLGSSGVIFTIEPETGFQNAILITGCWGLGENIVQGAVIPDEFMVFKPALEKRNRAILSKKAGSKSKTMVNAKSGGVVNLDTTPELQRQLVLADDEIEVLGRWALAIESHYQMPMDIEWAKDGNDGQLYIVQARPETIHADKDPYLVTEYSLTESSELLTSGYAIGNGITSGQIKVLESADESDLLKEGEILLTEITNPDWDPVMKKAAAIITTKGGRTSHAAIVAREVGALAIVGAENALEKLQTGDWVTIDNASGKIGKVYSGQLHWTEMQHNFRGMSLPKTKPMFILADPEKAFGLSFFPNQGVGLMRMEFVITKTIRIHPMALVHFDQLENQEDRTQIEELCQGYSDKKEYFIDKLSQSVATIAAAFYPKEVILRMSDFKSNEYAHLIGGSQFEEQEENPMLGFRGASRYTHERYQEGFTLECEAVKRVRESMGLTNLKLMIPFCRTPQEGKKVLELMRSLGLIQGDNGLEIYVMAEIPSNVIQAMEFAEIFDGFSIGSNDLTQLTLGVDRDSEVLGELFDENNPSVKWMISEVIRVAKAKGKKIGLCGQAPSDRPEFAKFLIAQGIDSISFNADALLQGIQNMVEAERE from the coding sequence ATGAACGAATGGATCATCCCTTTTTCTATGCTGGGAATAGCCGATGTGGGAAAGGTCGGCGGGAAAAATGCCTCCTTGGGAGAAATGTTTCAAACCCTTCTGCCATTGGGAATTCGAATTCCAGATGGCTTTGCGATCACCGCTGAGGCCTATCGATTTTTCCTTCAGGAAAATAATCTTGTGGAAGAGATTGCAAGCTCCTTGGAAAAGCTGGATCGAAAGGGTTTTACTAACCTCCGGCAAGTTTCAGCTGAACTTAAAACCATGATTCTAGAAGCTTCAATGCCGAAGGGTTTGGCAGATGTAATAATCGAAAGTTATCGGGAATTGAGTGGGCAAAGTGATCGAGACCTGGAAGTGGCGGTTCGTAGCAGTGCCACCGCGGAGGATCTTCCCGGAGCTAGTTTTGCAGGTCAGCACGAGTCTTTTTTGAATATCAAAGGGGATGAGGAATTGCTGAAAAAAGTGATTTCCTGTTTTGCCTCCTTGTACAATGCCCGGGCGATTAAATACCGCTTTGACAAGGGTTTTGATCAGCTTGAAATTGCCCTCTCGGTAGGTGTTCAGCGAATGGTTCGGGCAGATTTGGGCAGTAGTGGAGTGATATTCACCATCGAACCCGAAACCGGATTTCAGAATGCGATTTTGATTACCGGTTGTTGGGGATTAGGTGAAAATATCGTCCAAGGAGCGGTAATTCCGGATGAATTTATGGTCTTTAAACCTGCATTGGAAAAGAGAAATAGGGCCATTTTATCCAAAAAAGCGGGTTCCAAGTCCAAAACCATGGTGAATGCCAAATCAGGTGGCGTAGTCAATTTGGATACTACGCCAGAACTTCAAAGACAGTTGGTTTTAGCAGATGATGAAATCGAAGTTTTGGGTCGTTGGGCATTGGCGATCGAAAGCCATTATCAAATGCCTATGGATATCGAATGGGCCAAAGATGGAAATGACGGACAACTTTACATTGTGCAGGCAAGACCTGAAACGATCCATGCCGATAAAGACCCCTATTTGGTTACTGAGTATTCATTAACTGAATCCAGTGAATTGCTTACTTCCGGCTATGCTATCGGAAATGGAATTACCTCTGGTCAGATAAAAGTCCTGGAGTCAGCTGATGAATCCGATTTGTTGAAGGAAGGAGAAATTTTACTTACCGAAATCACCAATCCCGATTGGGATCCGGTCATGAAAAAAGCCGCCGCAATTATCACTACGAAAGGTGGACGAACTAGCCATGCCGCAATCGTCGCTCGTGAAGTGGGAGCTTTGGCCATTGTAGGTGCGGAAAATGCGCTGGAAAAGCTTCAGACAGGGGATTGGGTGACCATTGATAATGCCTCTGGAAAAATCGGCAAAGTCTATTCCGGCCAACTCCATTGGACTGAAATGCAGCATAATTTCAGAGGAATGAGTTTGCCAAAAACAAAACCCATGTTCATTTTGGCAGATCCTGAGAAAGCCTTTGGGCTCTCCTTTTTTCCCAATCAGGGGGTGGGTTTGATGCGAATGGAATTTGTGATTACCAAAACGATCCGCATCCATCCTATGGCGTTGGTTCATTTTGATCAGCTGGAAAATCAAGAAGATAGGACTCAAATCGAGGAGTTATGTCAAGGATATTCGGATAAAAAAGAATACTTCATAGACAAGCTAAGTCAGTCGGTCGCTACCATTGCTGCGGCTTTTTATCCTAAAGAAGTCATTCTAAGGATGAGCGATTTCAAATCCAATGAATATGCGCATTTGATTGGCGGAAGCCAATTTGAAGAGCAAGAAGAAAATCCCATGCTGGGATTTCGAGGAGCATCTCGATATACTCATGAACGCTATCAGGAAGGATTTACCTTGGAATGTGAGGCAGTCAAGCGGGTTCGTGAATCAATGGGGTTAACCAATTTGAAATTGATGATTCCATTTTGCCGTACCCCTCAAGAAGGGAAAAAAGTCTTGGAGTTGATGCGGTCCTTGGGGCTAATTCAAGGCGATAACGGATTAGAAATCTATGTGATGGCAGAGATTCCATCCAATGTGATTCAAGCCATGGAGTTTGCTGAAATTTTTGATGGGTTTTCCATTGGTTCCAATGATTTAACCCAACTCACTCTTGGAGTGGATCGAGATTCTGAGGTTCTCGGAGAGTTGTTTGACGAAAATAATCCCTCCGTGAAATGGATGATTTCAGAAGTCATTCGAGTGGCCAAGGCAAAAGGAAAAAAAATCGGCCTATGCGGACAAGCCCCAAGTGACCGGCCGGAGTTTGCCAAATTTCTGATCGCTCAGGGAATAGATAGTATCTCCTTCAATGCGGATGCCCTCCTCCAAGGAATCCAAAATATGGTGGAAGCTGAGAGGGAGTAA
- a CDS encoding DUF2911 domain-containing protein, translating into MKNYKSFLLAAALVLTSTFAAFAQLQQPAMSPAAHVSQVVGFTKISIDYSSPAVKGRKVFGELVKFGETWRAGANSQTIIEFSTGVNVGGKNLPAGKYSIFVTPAASGEWTIHLNKKAESVYAYMKDGKIDEAALAADDVVAVKASPASIGATERLQYMISAENNKVAKVTLAWETTAVSFMVDTQVDQKMEQFKAQF; encoded by the coding sequence ATGAAAAATTACAAGTCATTTTTGCTTGCTGCGGCGCTAGTATTGACCTCAACTTTTGCAGCATTTGCACAACTTCAACAGCCTGCCATGAGTCCAGCGGCACATGTATCTCAGGTCGTTGGTTTTACCAAAATCAGCATCGATTACTCCTCCCCTGCAGTCAAAGGCAGAAAGGTTTTCGGAGAATTGGTGAAGTTTGGTGAAACTTGGAGAGCTGGAGCAAATTCTCAAACTATCATCGAATTCAGCACAGGCGTGAATGTAGGAGGTAAAAACCTTCCCGCTGGCAAATACTCCATTTTTGTGACTCCTGCAGCTAGTGGCGAATGGACAATTCATTTGAATAAAAAAGCTGAGAGCGTCTATGCTTATATGAAAGACGGTAAGATCGACGAAGCAGCATTGGCAGCAGACGACGTGGTAGCTGTAAAAGCAAGCCCCGCTTCCATCGGAGCTACCGAGCGTTTGCAATACATGATTTCTGCAGAAAATAACAAAGTTGCCAAAGTAACCCTAGCTTGGGAAACTACAGCGGTATCCTTTATGGTAGACACTCAAGTTGACCAAAAAATGGAGCAATTTAAAGCTCAGTTTTAA
- a CDS encoding acetylxylan esterase gives MKILGFLSLFFIIPLLTMSQTSPNYDESKVPALILPDPFVSEKGSLIQTPEAWETIRRPEIFNLFESEVYGRIPKDFDSISFELAQETRNPFSEIAELEEVNIRVSRNGRSHTLRINLFLPKATKEKAPVILLVNYLPTYSDGKLVDEAFWPVPELIRRGLATASFHAETVAPDDATSYQEGIISTLYPEEIGKPDGLKAFGAWGWAAMRAMDYFEQHPKIDAQKSILVGHSRTGKTALWTSANDPRWAITYANESGCGGAALSKRKFGETVEAINTRFPHWFADNFRKYNGREEDLSLDQHLLPGLIAPRAVYYSSARGDQWADPKGEYLGLQLGARVASSIFGKNATFHSSFEELNGPVHLEGVGYHIREGKHDLTWEDWKIFLDFVGKTL, from the coding sequence ATGAAAATCCTCGGCTTCCTATCGCTCTTCTTTATCATTCCGCTTTTGACAATGTCCCAGACTTCTCCCAATTACGATGAGAGTAAAGTTCCTGCTCTTATTTTACCCGATCCATTTGTCAGCGAGAAAGGTAGCTTAATTCAAACTCCAGAAGCATGGGAAACCATCCGGAGACCAGAAATTTTCAATCTTTTTGAGTCGGAAGTTTATGGAAGAATCCCAAAGGATTTTGATTCTATTTCTTTCGAATTAGCGCAAGAAACCCGCAACCCATTTTCGGAAATAGCGGAATTGGAAGAGGTAAATATCAGGGTTAGCAGAAATGGAAGAAGTCACACCCTACGCATCAACCTTTTCCTACCTAAAGCAACCAAAGAAAAAGCTCCGGTGATTTTACTGGTCAATTACCTCCCAACCTACTCGGATGGAAAATTGGTGGATGAGGCTTTCTGGCCTGTACCCGAATTGATCCGAAGAGGTTTAGCGACGGCTTCTTTTCATGCAGAGACAGTTGCTCCAGATGACGCCACAAGCTATCAAGAAGGAATAATTTCCACACTTTATCCTGAAGAAATTGGAAAACCTGATGGACTAAAAGCATTTGGAGCATGGGGATGGGCTGCCATGCGGGCGATGGATTATTTTGAACAACATCCGAAGATTGATGCGCAAAAATCCATTTTAGTGGGTCATTCGCGCACCGGGAAAACAGCGCTCTGGACCTCTGCCAACGATCCAAGATGGGCCATCACCTATGCCAACGAATCGGGCTGCGGAGGGGCGGCACTTTCGAAGCGGAAATTTGGAGAAACCGTGGAAGCCATCAATACGCGATTTCCTCACTGGTTTGCTGATAATTTCAGAAAATACAATGGACGGGAAGAGGATCTCTCCCTCGATCAGCATCTCCTTCCAGGGCTAATTGCTCCACGAGCCGTCTACTATTCCAGTGCCAGAGGCGATCAATGGGCGGATCCCAAAGGCGAATATTTAGGACTTCAGCTAGGAGCGCGGGTAGCTTCTTCCATCTTTGGGAAAAATGCTACTTTTCATTCCAGCTTTGAGGAATTAAACGGACCGGTTCATCTGGAGGGTGTAGGTTATCATATCCGAGAAGGAAAGCACGACCTTACCTGGGAAGACTGGAAGATATTTCTGGACTTTGTTGGGAAAACACTGTAA
- a CDS encoding amidohydrolase family protein: MRNLVLAFTLALTTLSSIKAQETKKPKPIIDVHVHAMKINPAFSGDLCPWFLSNMPGAIPGKPAPSFIDTDCAHPLKAAKSDEDFQQQLLATAERLNITFVASGDAEVLHRWKKAAPERVIPSIGVAPGMSVEAFEDSLSNGFYQVMGEIAPQYQGKSPADMSLDEYFAVAEKLGIPVGIHMGTGGNGMANLTQPNYRASMGNPFLLEDVLARHPNLKIWVMHAGYPMIDEMIALMGANAYVYVDLAGFIWSYPLEEIHMYLRRLVQAGFGKRILYGTDLMMWPELLETSIGVIENANYLSEDQKRDIFFNNAIRFFDWDPKKFE; encoded by the coding sequence ATGCGAAACCTAGTTCTAGCTTTTACCTTGGCACTTACTACTCTTAGCAGTATCAAAGCCCAAGAAACCAAAAAGCCCAAACCCATCATTGATGTACACGTGCATGCCATGAAAATCAATCCTGCTTTTTCTGGCGACTTGTGTCCTTGGTTTTTGAGCAATATGCCCGGCGCAATCCCCGGCAAACCAGCTCCTTCTTTTATCGATACTGATTGTGCACATCCACTTAAAGCCGCCAAGTCTGATGAAGATTTCCAACAGCAGTTGCTAGCTACTGCCGAGCGACTAAACATCACCTTTGTAGCTTCCGGAGATGCGGAAGTCCTTCACCGGTGGAAAAAAGCAGCTCCTGAGCGAGTGATCCCTTCCATTGGAGTGGCTCCGGGTATGAGCGTAGAAGCATTTGAGGATTCGTTGAGTAATGGTTTTTACCAAGTAATGGGGGAAATCGCTCCCCAATATCAAGGCAAATCTCCTGCTGACATGTCGCTAGACGAATACTTTGCCGTGGCTGAGAAACTTGGAATCCCAGTTGGAATCCACATGGGTACCGGAGGAAATGGCATGGCAAATCTTACCCAACCCAATTATCGTGCTTCCATGGGAAATCCATTCCTATTGGAGGATGTCTTAGCACGACATCCAAATCTGAAAATCTGGGTTATGCATGCCGGATATCCAATGATCGATGAAATGATCGCTTTGATGGGGGCCAATGCCTATGTCTATGTGGATTTGGCAGGATTTATCTGGTCTTATCCTTTGGAAGAAATCCACATGTATTTGAGACGCCTGGTGCAGGCTGGATTTGGAAAGCGTATCCTTTACGGAACTGACCTGATGATGTGGCCTGAGCTCTTAGAAACTTCCATCGGAGTCATTGAAAATGCCAACTACCTCAGCGAGGATCAAAAGCGGGACATTTTCTTCAACAATGCCATTCGATTCTTCGATTGGGATCCCAAAAAATTTGAATAA
- a CDS encoding glucose 1-dehydrogenase, with translation MKKLENKVAVVTGAASGMGKAIAVLFAQEGAKVIVADLIAADAEEVADQIRHSGGHALGLKCDVSDEDQVKKMVHAAIHEFGSLDILVNNAGIMDDFMPLEKVTDKLWEKIMAVNVNGPFYASRLAITQMVQQGKGVIINISSVGGVSGARAGLAYTTSKHALVGMSKNIGFMYAKKGIRCNVIAPGGVNTNIMRDAKPDQEGAALCSSGAGSMPRMGESEEIAKVALFLASDDSSFVNGEVVVADGGWLAY, from the coding sequence ATGAAAAAGCTAGAAAATAAAGTGGCTGTTGTCACTGGCGCTGCCTCTGGAATGGGGAAGGCTATTGCAGTTCTTTTTGCACAAGAAGGCGCTAAGGTAATTGTGGCAGATTTGATAGCAGCGGATGCGGAGGAAGTGGCGGATCAGATTCGTCATTCGGGTGGTCATGCCTTGGGCTTAAAGTGTGATGTTTCCGATGAAGATCAAGTGAAAAAAATGGTGCATGCTGCCATTCACGAATTTGGATCGCTGGATATTCTAGTGAACAATGCAGGTATCATGGATGATTTTATGCCTTTGGAAAAAGTCACAGACAAGCTCTGGGAGAAAATTATGGCGGTTAATGTCAACGGCCCCTTTTATGCCAGTCGCTTGGCAATTACTCAGATGGTCCAACAGGGAAAGGGAGTGATTATAAATATCTCATCGGTTGGAGGGGTTTCTGGTGCAAGAGCTGGATTAGCCTACACGACTTCCAAGCATGCCCTGGTGGGAATGAGTAAAAATATCGGCTTCATGTATGCCAAAAAAGGAATCCGATGCAATGTCATTGCTCCTGGGGGAGTCAATACGAATATTATGCGGGATGCAAAACCAGATCAAGAGGGGGCAGCTCTCTGCAGTAGCGGAGCGGGTTCCATGCCTCGGATGGGTGAGTCGGAGGAAATTGCGAAAGTCGCTTTGTTCCTTGCATCAGACGATTCCTCATTCGTCAATGGGGAAGTAGTAGTAGCAGATGGAGGATGGTTGGCCTATTGA
- a CDS encoding sialidase family protein → MPSFLFPLISLLGLIFSNPPLEKPKPEILQAGFIYESAPFPSCHASTLLETENGILAAWFGGTYERHPDVSIYTSALSGETWSVPMQVADGIENEVFRNPTWNPVLHRLQDGKIALFYKEGPNPREWWGLYKTSTDEGKTWSKEVQLQPGFLGPVKNKAVDLPSGKILHPSSFEVNNVWTSHMEISDENLQNWSKSEIKGPFGAIQPTVLFHPGGKLQILCRTREGVIATAWSTDQGITWTELSSTDIVHNNSGIDAVTLADGYHLLVCNPIPKGRNKLSLLGSSDGVKWEELLVLENEESGEFSYPAIIQAKDGTVHISYTHHRKKIKHVQLKL, encoded by the coding sequence ATGCCTTCATTTTTATTTCCACTCATTTCTTTATTGGGTTTGATCTTCTCAAATCCACCTCTTGAAAAACCGAAGCCTGAAATCCTTCAGGCTGGCTTTATTTATGAATCAGCACCCTTTCCTTCCTGTCATGCTTCCACGCTTCTGGAAACGGAGAATGGAATATTAGCTGCTTGGTTTGGTGGAACTTATGAAAGACATCCGGATGTCAGCATTTACACCTCCGCCTTATCTGGCGAAACTTGGTCTGTTCCCATGCAGGTAGCGGATGGAATTGAAAATGAAGTCTTTCGAAATCCAACTTGGAACCCTGTCCTTCATCGTCTTCAAGACGGAAAAATCGCTTTATTTTATAAGGAAGGCCCCAATCCAAGAGAATGGTGGGGACTCTACAAAACCTCCACGGATGAGGGAAAAACTTGGTCAAAAGAAGTTCAGTTGCAACCTGGATTTTTGGGCCCAGTAAAAAATAAAGCGGTGGATCTACCTTCCGGAAAAATTCTTCATCCCAGCAGTTTTGAGGTGAATAATGTTTGGACCAGTCACATGGAAATCTCGGATGAAAATCTCCAAAACTGGTCTAAATCTGAAATCAAAGGTCCTTTTGGAGCGATTCAACCCACCGTTCTTTTTCACCCAGGAGGAAAACTTCAAATCCTCTGCAGAACCCGAGAGGGAGTCATCGCCACTGCTTGGTCTACCGATCAAGGGATTACTTGGACTGAACTAAGCTCAACAGATATTGTCCACAATAATTCAGGAATCGATGCGGTGACACTTGCTGACGGCTACCATCTTCTTGTTTGTAACCCTATTCCAAAAGGACGAAATAAATTGAGCCTCTTAGGATCATCTGATGGAGTGAAGTGGGAGGAATTGCTCGTACTGGAAAATGAAGAATCAGGGGAGTTTAGCTATCCTGCAATTATTCAGGCAAAGGATGGGACAGTTCATATTTCCTACACCCATCACCGCAAGAAAATCAAACACGTCCAGCTCAAACTTTGA
- a CDS encoding PhoPQ-activated pathogenicity-related family protein yields MIHSKNFRRFGFFWSFVLLPFVFSCQKTTEIPNGSETHSNTLLKDYVQAVDSTFRFEIVHSVGGEAYDYHVLKMYSQHWLSPDIVDQTEWWHWVSIVVPKETPYSTAMLWIGGGSTNSKLPEEPNELILAAATQTNSVVAQIHNIPFQPITFANDTFGERYEDEIISYGWRKFLEGGAKDQDAIWLARFPMTKAAKLAMDAVTEVVQENYQKSIDSFVVGGASKRGWTTWTTAATDDRVIAIAPVVIDLLNLVPSFQHHWRNYGFWAPAVGDYVREGVMDWVGTPEFDRMMEITEPYSFRKDYDMPKLLINAAGDEFFQPDSWKFYWDSLPGEKHVMYVPNSGHDVGSSDALPNLISFYNSILKNSQRPIYSWKIEGDQIHVNFDPNQKPVAIKLWSAYNPMARDFRIDVFGPNWTSEEISVPESGELTVNMTTPESGYRGYFVELTYGGENPLKVTTGIDILPRTYPFEPFVPKKTE; encoded by the coding sequence ATGATTCATTCCAAAAACTTTCGACGATTTGGCTTTTTTTGGTCATTCGTCCTCCTGCCTTTTGTTTTTTCTTGTCAGAAAACCACTGAGATTCCCAACGGGTCAGAAACTCATTCGAATACCCTTCTCAAGGACTATGTCCAAGCTGTGGACTCGACTTTTCGATTTGAGATCGTACATAGTGTGGGTGGTGAAGCTTACGATTACCATGTCCTTAAAATGTATTCTCAGCATTGGCTAAGTCCAGACATTGTAGATCAAACCGAATGGTGGCATTGGGTTTCTATAGTAGTTCCCAAAGAAACTCCATACTCCACAGCCATGCTTTGGATTGGTGGAGGAAGTACTAATTCGAAGCTTCCCGAGGAGCCTAACGAACTGATTCTGGCAGCTGCCACTCAGACGAATTCGGTGGTCGCACAAATTCACAACATCCCTTTCCAGCCCATCACCTTTGCCAATGACACGTTTGGAGAGCGATACGAAGATGAAATTATCTCTTATGGCTGGAGAAAATTCCTAGAAGGAGGAGCCAAAGACCAAGATGCAATTTGGCTTGCCAGATTTCCAATGACCAAGGCTGCCAAACTTGCCATGGATGCAGTAACTGAGGTAGTGCAAGAAAACTATCAAAAATCAATTGATTCTTTTGTGGTCGGTGGTGCTTCCAAGCGTGGGTGGACGACTTGGACTACTGCTGCTACTGACGACCGGGTCATAGCCATCGCTCCTGTCGTGATCGACCTTCTCAACTTGGTTCCCTCCTTTCAGCATCATTGGAGAAATTATGGCTTTTGGGCTCCAGCAGTGGGCGACTATGTGCGTGAAGGAGTTATGGACTGGGTAGGCACTCCTGAGTTTGACAGAATGATGGAAATCACCGAGCCCTATTCTTTCCGTAAGGATTACGATATGCCCAAACTGCTCATCAATGCGGCTGGAGATGAATTCTTCCAACCGGACAGCTGGAAATTTTACTGGGATAGTCTCCCTGGAGAAAAACATGTGATGTACGTTCCCAATTCCGGGCATGATGTCGGGAGCTCAGATGCCTTACCTAACTTGATTTCATTCTACAATTCGATCCTCAAAAACTCCCAACGCCCAATCTATTCTTGGAAAATTGAAGGAGATCAAATTCATGTGAATTTTGATCCCAACCAAAAGCCAGTGGCTATCAAGCTTTGGTCTGCCTACAATCCCATGGCAAGAGATTTCAGAATTGATGTCTTCGGCCCAAATTGGACTTCGGAGGAAATATCCGTTCCGGAATCAGGAGAGCTAACCGTGAATATGACCACTCCTGAATCAGGCTATCGAGGTTATTTTGTGGAACTGACCTATGGAGGAGAAAACCCATTGAAAGTGACCACAGGAATTGATATTCTACCTCGTACCTACCCATTTGAGCCATTTGTTCCTAAAAAAACTGAATAG
- a CDS encoding dihydrodipicolinate synthase family protein yields MKPLSQLGGIIPPLITPLQPDLSLDVDHTITLLNHELAGGVHGIFILGTTGESASLSQDVKIDLIRLTCREVQGKIPVLVGITGCSFVESLDLARVAEESGATALVAAPPYYMNIGQAELQAYYERLASEIPLPLMLYNMPSHTKISIEPPTVLALSNHPNIIGIKDSSGDMDYFKSLCHAFSARQEFRIFVGPEELLLESLELGGHGGVCGGANLYPQLYVDTFEAYQNGNLDLAKTLQETILFLSDNLYQNQSYRSCYLKGIKAAMSFEGLCQGILAPPLSAYSDLEKEVLRSKHEAVKERITQVLTA; encoded by the coding sequence ATGAAGCCTTTGTCCCAGCTAGGAGGAATCATCCCTCCTCTCATTACCCCTCTTCAACCCGATCTTTCTTTAGATGTAGATCATACGATTACCCTCCTCAACCATGAACTTGCAGGTGGTGTACATGGAATTTTTATCCTAGGAACGACTGGAGAATCTGCAAGTCTGAGTCAAGATGTCAAAATAGACCTTATCCGTCTGACCTGCCGAGAAGTTCAGGGAAAAATCCCCGTACTTGTCGGTATCACCGGTTGCTCCTTTGTAGAATCTTTGGATTTGGCCAGAGTGGCGGAGGAGTCAGGAGCCACTGCCTTGGTGGCTGCCCCTCCTTATTACATGAATATTGGCCAAGCAGAACTTCAGGCCTATTATGAGCGATTAGCGTCCGAGATTCCTTTGCCGCTAATGCTGTACAATATGCCTTCCCACACTAAAATCTCGATTGAACCACCTACCGTCCTGGCATTATCCAACCATCCAAATATCATCGGAATCAAGGACAGCAGTGGAGATATGGACTATTTCAAAAGCCTTTGTCATGCCTTTTCCGCTCGACAGGAATTTCGAATTTTTGTGGGGCCTGAGGAATTATTGCTAGAAAGTCTCGAATTAGGTGGACACGGGGGAGTTTGTGGTGGAGCAAATTTATACCCTCAACTCTACGTAGACACCTTTGAAGCCTATCAGAACGGGAATTTAGATTTGGCCAAAACCCTTCAAGAAACCATCCTTTTTCTGAGTGATAATCTGTATCAAAATCAAAGTTACCGATCTTGCTATTTGAAAGGGATTAAGGCAGCGATGAGTTTCGAAGGATTATGTCAAGGGATTTTGGCCCCGCCACTTTCAGCCTATTCTGATTTGGAAAAAGAGGTTTTAAGATCGAAACATGAAGCGGTAAAAGAACGAATAACCCAAGTTTTGACTGCTTAA
- a CDS encoding sodium:solute symporter → MPILDLLVFFTYLLLVVGFGISFSFRKRTASDFTTGGGRLPSWAIGMSIFATFVSSISFLALPGNAYSGNWNGFVFSLSIPLAAWVAVRYFVPLYRNLGSESAYYFLEQRFGPWARIYASICYLLTQLARMGAIMYLLALPMQALLGWSIPVIILVTGLSVLIYSMLGGIEAVIWTDAIQGIILIGGALACLGVIFWEIPGGVSEVFQVAEANEKFSLGSFDLDFTTSTFWMVLVYGIFINLQNFGIDQSYVQRYLTAKTEKDAKRSTWLGSLLYLPVSFLFFFIGTSLFAFYQSQPLLLPDGTAGDKVFPFFIVNQLPAGITGLLIASIFAAGMSTVSTSINSSATVILSDHFKKYIQPNPSEKTSLLVLKLSSLGMGLLSILVGFAFNGVASALDAWWALSSIFSGGILGLFFLGLLGKTKKPQAILSVTLGVLVIAWMSLSSGWVKIGFPESLVNPFHSNMTIVIGTMTIFLAGFGLTQLSRKKNLHS, encoded by the coding sequence ATGCCCATTTTAGATCTCCTTGTTTTTTTTACTTACCTCCTGTTGGTAGTTGGCTTTGGAATCTCATTTTCATTTCGAAAAAGAACGGCTTCCGACTTTACTACCGGCGGAGGCAGACTTCCTTCCTGGGCCATTGGGATGTCAATTTTTGCCACCTTTGTAAGCAGCATTAGCTTTCTGGCATTACCCGGAAATGCCTATTCCGGCAATTGGAATGGATTTGTCTTTAGTCTATCTATTCCACTGGCTGCATGGGTCGCGGTTCGGTATTTTGTACCACTCTATCGAAACCTAGGCAGTGAATCCGCCTATTATTTTTTGGAGCAACGGTTTGGACCTTGGGCAAGAATTTATGCTTCGATCTGTTACCTCTTGACTCAATTAGCCAGAATGGGGGCTATCATGTATCTCTTGGCTTTACCTATGCAAGCCCTCCTTGGCTGGAGTATTCCTGTGATCATTTTGGTGACAGGATTAAGCGTGTTGATTTACTCCATGCTTGGAGGAATCGAAGCTGTAATTTGGACAGATGCCATCCAAGGAATTATTCTGATCGGAGGAGCCTTGGCATGCCTTGGAGTAATTTTCTGGGAGATTCCGGGGGGTGTTTCTGAAGTATTTCAAGTAGCAGAAGCTAATGAGAAATTTAGCTTGGGAAGCTTTGACTTGGACTTTACTACTTCCACGTTTTGGATGGTGTTAGTGTATGGGATCTTCATTAATCTCCAAAATTTTGGAATAGATCAAAGTTACGTACAGCGCTACCTGACGGCAAAAACTGAAAAAGACGCCAAACGATCCACTTGGCTTGGAAGCCTGCTCTATTTGCCCGTCTCATTTCTGTTTTTCTTTATTGGCACCTCACTGTTTGCCTTTTATCAAAGTCAACCTCTGCTACTCCCGGATGGAACTGCCGGCGATAAAGTCTTCCCTTTTTTCATCGTCAACCAGTTACCGGCAGGAATCACGGGCTTGTTAATTGCGTCGATTTTCGCTGCAGGAATGAGTACTGTGTCCACCAGCATCAACAGTTCCGCGACAGTGATTTTGTCTGATCATTTCAAAAAATACATCCAACCCAACCCTTCTGAGAAAACCTCATTATTGGTTTTAAAGCTGAGTTCCTTAGGGATGGGGCTTTTGAGCATCTTGGTTGGATTTGCTTTCAATGGTGTAGCAAGTGCTCTCGATGCATGGTGGGCTCTTTCTTCGATCTTTAGTGGAGGAATTCTGGGCTTATTTTTCTTAGGACTTTTAGGCAAAACCAAAAAGCCTCAGGCCATCTTGTCTGTGACACTTGGGGTTTTGGTGATTGCATGGATGAGTTTGTCCAGCGGTTGGGTGAAAATTGGATTTCCAGAAAGCCTTGTAAATCCGTTCCATTCAAATATGACCATTGTAATCGGAACGATGACGATCTTTTTGGCGGGGTTTGGACTAACTCAACTTTCTAGGAAAAAGAATCTGCATTCTTAA